DNA sequence from the Rhizobium lusitanum genome:
CGCTTTATGCGCCCGCGCCGCAGAGCTTTTTCGATGAAGAGGAAAGCGGTGCGCGCCTGTTTGAAATCCGCATGGATCGCAAGGAGCCTGACGAGATCAGGCAGATGCTCGATCGCGAGCTGAAATTCGATCCCGATCTCTGGATCATCGAACTGGAAACGGATGATATCGCCGATATCGTGCCGCTGACCGACCAGCGCATCAATCCGCTCGACTGAGATGGGAGCTGGAGCGGTTCAGCGCTCTATCCTGTTGTTTTGACGCAATTCCGAACGGAAAACGGCTGCGCACTTTTCCTGAAATTGCTCTAGCGCCGGCTGACGACGCGCAGTTCGCGGATCGGGCTTTCCCTGTTGCCGAACAGAGGCGCACCTGATTGCGGTGCGGTCGTCTGTTCCGGCGGCAGATAGGTGTAGCTGTCGGCGCGGCGCCAGGCTTCGACGCGGACGTGGCTTTCCTCCGCATCGATGCTGTCCAGCACCAGCCAGGCACGGCTGACGCTGCCGTGACGTTCGGCAAGCT
Encoded proteins:
- a CDS encoding DUF1491 family protein, whose protein sequence is MRLRSDIFVSALTRRLFSRGDFAAVEHKGSEEAGAIFIRQRFRDGLETLYAPAPQSFFDEEESGARLFEIRMDRKEPDEIRQMLDRELKFDPDLWIIELETDDIADIVPLTDQRINPLD